CACGGCACCGCGGTGGCCTCGTTGATCGCGGGGCATAGCCGCATGGCACGCGGGATCGCTCCCGCAGTGGAGCTCATCTCGATCCGGGTGATCGACGATGCGGGCAAGAGCGACGCGCTTTCGATCTCCTCGGGTTTGCTGGCCGCCTTGGATCATGGCGCAGAAATCATCAATCTCTCGCTCGGCTGTCCCGAGGACCTGCCGATCATCCGCGATGCCATCCGGATGGTGATCGATGCGGGGATCGTGGTGGTGGCGAGTTCCGGCAACGAAGGGCTCCGCGAACCGCGCTACCCCGCGGCCTATGACGGCGTGATCGCCGTGGGTGCCATCGAAGCGGGAGCGGAACGCATGGCCTTCTCCAATCTCGGCAGCAGCCTGGGCATCACCGCGCCGGGCTATGGCGTGAATGCGGCCGAACCGGGGGGAGGCTACATCTCCTTCGGCGGGACTTCCGCCAGCGCGCCGATCGTTTGCGGAGCCATCGCGGCGACGATGGCCGATGGTTCGGGACACCGCATCCCCGCGCCCGAGGCCGCGAGGATCGTGCTGGCCAATGCGGATGACGAAGGCGCAGCGGGTGCAGACACCGAGTACGGCTCCGGCGTGCTCAATCTGGACCGGGTGATGAACCGCGGTCAGCGGGGAAGGTACGATGCCGCAATCATCAGCCAAACGCTTCTGCCTGACGATGGCGGCATCCTGGTCAGCATCCAGAACCGCGGCACCGAGATCCTAGTGAACAGTTTGTTAGAAGTCAGCACGCCCGCCGGGACCACCAAGATCAACGCGACGACGATCGCACCGGGAGCGGTCCAATCCTTCACCGTGCCCTACCGCCAGAACCTGCCGGGCTTTCCCGTGCAGATTCGCTCCAAGGTAAGCCTAGGAGGCAATGCGGTGGATCTTACTCCCGAGAACAACGTGCGGGACGGAAACGTCGCAGGGATCTGAGGGCGGGGCGCTTACTTGCGCGGGGGATTCAATACGCCATTCACCGCCCGCAGGAGCGACTTCTCTCCGGGCACGTCCTGATTGAGCGACCAGATCATCACGCCGCCGAAGTCATCTTCCATGACCAGCTTGGACTTCGCCTGGATGGTGGGGATGCTGTTGTGCCAGATGGTTTCCCCGACTTGATCGAGCTTGTCGCCATCCGGATGCAAGGCGAGCACGTCGGCATAGGCATAGCCTCCCTGGCGGAAGGCAGGACCGAAGCCGTAGCCATAAAAGGGCAGGCCGAGGATCGCTTTCTCCTTCGGCACGCCACGACCGGTCCAGTACTTAAGCGAGGACTGAGCAAACTCGAGCGAGGAGTGCTGGCCGTGCCGGTCCGGATCCCAAGAGCCGGTGGCGTCGTAGGCCATGATGTTGAGGAAATCGAGATGCGCAAGGGTCGCATCCGGCACGCGGTCGCCGCCGTAGCCCTTCGAGAGCGCGGCGGTGAGCAACAGCTTCTTCGCCTTCACCAACGAAGCCAACTCGTCCATGAAGCCGCTATAGTTCGCAGTAATCGAAGGGCCTTCGATATCCACGTCGATGCCGTCGAAGCGATGCTTCTCCAGATAGGCGACAAGCTTTTCCGCGAACTGCTTGCGGAGTTCGGGCCCCATCAGCTTCTCGTAACGCGCCTTCAGTTCCTCGTTCCCGGAAGCCGCGCCACCGCCGATCGAAACGAGGATCTTCACCTTCGCGGCCTTGGCGCGCTTGATCAGCTCCGCATTCCGGGAGTTGAAGGACATCTCCCCGGTATCGTCCACGGGGTTCTCGAACGCGATATTCAGGTGGGTAACCTTGTCATACTCGATCCCCTTCGAGAACTCGGCGAGGTTGATCCAGTTCGGGACGTAGGCCACGACCTTCTTGCGCTCGGCGAAGGCGGAGGGGCTAAGCGCGAGGAGGAGAGCCAGGGCGGAGAGGATGGACCGTTTCATGGGTTCGGAGAAAGGCGGCTTGTGGAACGCGCCGCCACCTTCCTATCTATCGTCACCGCATCGACGATGTCAGACCTTTCCTCAACTCCGCTCGATCTCGCCGGCATGGTGGGCCGTCTCCAATGCCTGCTGGCCGATCACACCGCCGGCCCCAG
The Luteolibacter rhizosphaerae DNA segment above includes these coding regions:
- a CDS encoding S8 family peptidase, with translation MTPRLRRFLPAILVLLLGLTAFWFARSTVALPRVAGPAKAKPGLPPLPKEEVRLPVERATVSPAQEELEIEIYSSYREGELVMRLPSLESYTEFLEAARQHEVEITERADRLRALRVAWKTDEDKAKWTEVIGDRSLSVNKGIATTAPIPKAGGGIGKREALSFGDQLLPWLGVSGDNSRWGYGVKVAVLDSGIIPHPGLPSISRSVEILPFGPDPSATFFHGTAVASLIAGHSRMARGIAPAVELISIRVIDDAGKSDALSISSGLLAALDHGAEIINLSLGCPEDLPIIRDAIRMVIDAGIVVVASSGNEGLREPRYPAAYDGVIAVGAIEAGAERMAFSNLGSSLGITAPGYGVNAAEPGGGYISFGGTSASAPIVCGAIAATMADGSGHRIPAPEAARIVLANADDEGAAGADTEYGSGVLNLDRVMNRGQRGRYDAAIISQTLLPDDGGILVSIQNRGTEILVNSLLEVSTPAGTTKINATTIAPGAVQSFTVPYRQNLPGFPVQIRSKVSLGGNAVDLTPENNVRDGNVAGI
- a CDS encoding glycosyl hydrolase family 18 protein, with translation MKRSILSALALLLALSPSAFAERKKVVAYVPNWINLAEFSKGIEYDKVTHLNIAFENPVDDTGEMSFNSRNAELIKRAKAAKVKILVSIGGGAASGNEELKARYEKLMGPELRKQFAEKLVAYLEKHRFDGIDVDIEGPSITANYSGFMDELASLVKAKKLLLTAALSKGYGGDRVPDATLAHLDFLNIMAYDATGSWDPDRHGQHSSLEFAQSSLKYWTGRGVPKEKAILGLPFYGYGFGPAFRQGGYAYADVLALHPDGDKLDQVGETIWHNSIPTIQAKSKLVMEDDFGGVMIWSLNQDVPGEKSLLRAVNGVLNPPRK